The following is a genomic window from Mycolicibacterium sp. TY81.
GAGGTGATCGGCGTCGACGAATCGGCGAAGTACCGCCAGGTGCTGGTCCTGCGCACAGACGCGGGGTCGGTCAGCCTGATCGAACTGGCCGACGTCGCTGCCGTCACGCTGGCGGAGGAACCATCGCGCGACAACCTCGAGTACCTGCTGGACCGGTCGCGCGCGCTGACCGCGGGCCAGAATTGCCAACTGGGCGTACAGGTTCGGGGCAGCGGGACCGTCCAGGTGTCCTACGTGGTGCCGGCGCCGCTGTGGCGGCTGTCGTACCGTCTGGTGCGCGATGGTGACGGCCTGGTGTTGACCGCGATGGGCATCGTGCACAACCCGGTCGACGAGGACCTCACCGACATCGCGTTGACGCTGACCACCGGCGAACCGGTCTCCTTCGACATCGACCTGTACGAGAGCAAGCACGCGTATCGGGAGGTTGTCGAGGAAAGCCGCCGCGGTGCGGTGCCCGTGGCCGCCGCCGCGAAAACCCGGTCGCCGGCCGAGGTATCGGCGGCGATGGCGATGCCCGCACCTGCCGGCGCCGGGTTTTTCGATGCGTATGCCGACGCCGTCGACGATGTCGAAACCGCCGACCGCGGTGAGTATTTCGAGTACCGGCTGAGTACCCCGGTGTCACTCAAACGCGGCGGCGCGTCGATGATTCCCCTGGCGGTACAGGCCGTGGACGGCGTCCGGCGCGAACTGGTCTGGACCGGCCATGACCGCTCCCCCGAGATCGTCCTCGTCTTCACCAACACCGCGGGCATCGTGCTCGAGGAAGGCCCCGCCGTCATCTACGAGCAGGACGCCTACGCCGGCGAAGCGATGGTGCCCTTCACCGCCCGCGACGCGAAGGTGCGGCTGCCGTTCGCGAAAGACCTTGCGGTGCGGTGCCGGCACACCTCGACCGTCAGCGACGTCACCGCCCGCGTGCGCCTGGCCCGCGCCGCGCTGGTCCACGAGCAGCGGCGCGAGCGACTCCATACCCTGCGGGTCGAGAACGACCATGCCGAACCGGTCGAGGTGATCTTCGAGATCGTCCGTTTTCAGGGACACCGCGTGGAAGCGCGGGACAACGTCACCGCGATCGCCGACGACGGGACCAACCACCGGATCACGGTCACCGCGGCCGGCCACGGCGCCGTCGAAGCCACGGTGCTGGAAAGCTGGCCGCTGTCCAGCGAGATCGACTACGAGCACCTCGCGCCGGGTCAGCTCGAGGAGTGGCTGGCCGACCGGTCCCTCGACGCCGCCACCATCACCGCGCTCGGCGAAGTCCTGGACAAGTGGGCGACCGCCGAGCGGCTGGAGTCGGGCGCCGAGCAGGTCGAGGCCGCGCGCTCGGGTGACTACGAGGCGCAGAGCCGAATCTCCGAGCAGCTCAACGTCCTCGGCACCGACGGCCCCGAAGGCGAGCTACGGCGCCGGCTCATCGTGGACCTCGAGTCGCTGCGGGACCGCAGCACCGCGCAGGGCGAGAAGGTCCGTCAGCTCCGCGACGACGCGGAAGCGCACCGGCGGGCCGCTTGGGACGAACTCCAGCGTCTCATCGACGCGCCCTGACCCACGCTTCGGCTTCGTCGACGGTAGCGGCAGTCGCCACGCTTCCGGGCAGCGCCGGGCGGTCCACCATGATCACCGGAACATTCAGCGCCGCAGCGGCATCCAGCTTCGCGCGCGTCATGCCGCCGCCGCTGTTCTTCGTGACGAGGGCATCGATGCGGTGGTCACGCAGCAGCGCCAGCTCGTTGTCGTAGTCGTACGGGCCGCGCGACAGCAGGATGTGGTGCTGCGGCGGCAGCGTATCGGCATCCGGCGGCGTGACGGCACGGATCAGGAACCAGGCGTCCGACGCGCGGAAAGCCGTCGTGCCCGAACGTCCCGTGGTGAGGAAGACCCGTTGGTAGCCGCGGTCTTCGACGGTCTGCGCAGCCTGCCGGTCGTCGGCGACGACGATGGCGTCGCCGTGCGGCCACGCCGGCCGCGCCAGGACCAGGTGCGGCAGTTGCAGGCCGGCGCAGGCCCGGGCGGCATTGGCGGTGATGGTGGCGGCGAACGGGTGCGTGGCGTCGACGACGGCGGTGATCTCGTTGTCCTGCAGGTAGGTTCGCAGGCCGTCAACGCCGCCGAAGCCGCCGATCCTGACCGGGCCCACGGGTAGCGCCGGGTCGGGCACGCGACCGGCCAGGGAACTGATCAGCTCGATGCCGGGGTGCAGCCGCTTGGCCAATGCCCGCGCCTCGGACGTCCCGCCCAGGAGCAGAAGCTTCACCGGTCACCTTCCCAGTGCCCGCGACACGGACGTTCCGCCCGCGACACGCCGTCGGCGGCGTGCCGAACGTCTATCTCGCGGGTTGTTGCCAGTGGCGGCTCCGCCATCAATGTGTCGCCCCGCGGCGCCGGCCGCTCGAATACAGGTAACTGTCGGTGAACCCCTGGGCACCCAGCGCGTCGCCGACGAAGATCACCGCGGTCTTGGTGATGCCCGCCGCTTTGGTCCGCTCGGCCAGCTCGGACAGGGTGCAGGTGATGACCTGCTCGCTCGGCCAGCTGACGAAAGCCACCACCGCGCAGGGAGTTTCGGGGCAGTACCCACCCTCGAGCAGTTGGGGGACGATGTTGTCGATCTGCGCAGCCGCCAGGTGCAGCACCAACGTGGCACCGGGCTTGGACAGGGACACCAAATCCTCGCCGTGCGGCATCGCGGTCGACAGCGTCGCGACCCGGGACAGGGTGACGGTCTGGGCCACGCCGGGCACCGTCAGCTCTCGCCCGAGTGCCGCGGCGGCAGCGGCGAAAGCCGGTACGCCGGGCACGATTTCGTAGTCGATACCGAGCTCGTCCAGCCGGCGGCACTGTTCGGCCACCGCGCTGTAGATCGAGGGATCCCCCGAGTGCAGGCGCGCCACGTCGAGTCCGGCTTCGTGTGCGGCGACCAACTCGCCGATGATCTGCTCCAGGTTGAGCGGACCGGTGTCGACGATCCGTGCGTCGGGCGGGCATTCCGCCAGCAGGTCGTCGGGCATGATGGAGCCGGCGTACAGACAGACGCGACACGACCGCAGCAGCCGCTGCCCGCGCACGGTGATGAGATCGGCGGCGCCGGGTCCCGCGCCGATGAAGTACACCGTCATTTCTTGACCACCGTCCACTGGGTTATCGGCAATGCCGGGCGCCAACCGGTGAAGCCACCGAGCGGTTCGCCGTGATAGTGCTGGAAGCGGCGCAGTTCGCCGCCCAGTTTCGAATAGAGCTGCACCACAAAGGCTTCCGACTCTGCCGTCACCGCGTTGGCGACCAGCCGGCCGCCGGATTCGAGCGCGTCGAAGCAGGCGTCGAACAGCCCCGGTTGGGTGAGGCCACCACCGATGAAGATGGTGTCCGGGCCGGCCACATCCTGGAATCCTTCCGGCGCCGCGCCGCGCACGTCCACGGTGACGCCGAACTTGGTGACGTTGTTGGCGATCCGCTCGCGGCGCACCTCGTCGCGCTCGAACGCGACGGCCCGGCCGCCCGATGCGCGACACCATTCGATCGCGATGCTGCCCGACCCCGAGCCGATGTCCCACAGCACGCGGCCGGGGCGCGGCTGCAACGCGGTCAGCGCCAGCGCCCGAATGGTCTGTTTGGTGATCTGCCCGTCGTGATCGAAGGCCGTGTCCGCCACGACCGTCCCGATGCGCAGGTCGGGTGCGTACCGCACAGCAATGACATTGAGTGCGTCGACGTGCGGGGCACTGGCGTCCCACTCCCCTGCGGTCATCGTGGTGATGCGTTCGGCCGGGCCGCCGAGCTGTTCCAAAACCGTGAACTCCGATTGGCCACGACGGGTTTCGGTGAGCAGCCGGGCCAACGCCCGCGGGGTGTCGGCTCCCTTGGACAACACCACCGCCCGGCCACCGGGGCGGATGGCGGTTTGCGGTGCGGCGTTGACGAGGCTGATCACCTCGGTGTCCTGCACGCTCCAGCCCAGTCGCGCGCACGCCAGCGTCACCGAGGACACGTGCGGCAGCACCGTCACACGGTCCCGGCCGAACAGCCGGATGAGGGTTGCGCCGATGCCGTGCAGCATCGGGTCGCCGGACGCCACGACGTGCACGTCCCCCAGCCCGTCGAACAACGTGGGCAGGGCCGCCAGCATCGGCGACGGCCAGGCCCGCCGCTCGGCGGTGACGTCGGCGTCCAGCAGGTCCAGCTGTCGCGGACCGCCGAAAATCACTGTCGCGCTGTGTAGTTCGCCCCGGGCGGCCTGGCCCAGTCCGGCCATCCCGTCGGCGCCGATGCCGACGACGGTGATCTTGCCTTCGTTCTCCGTCATCGGTGCCCTCTGCTCTTCGCGCAAGCGCTCATCGCGGCATCTTCCGCCAGATGGCGTTCGGCACAAAACGAGTCGCGAAGATCAGCGGGCGGATACCCCACGGCACCCAGACCGCGGCCTTGCCCTTGCGCAGCGCCGTCGCGGCAGCTTCGGCGACCTGCGCGGGCGTGCTCGACATCGGTGCCGGGTCCATGCCCTCGGTCATCCGGCCGATCACGAAGCCGGGTCGCACGATGAGCAACTGGATGCCGGTGCCGTGCAGCGCGTCGGCCAGCCCGCACGCGAAGCCGTCCAGGCCCGCCTTGGCCGAACCGTAGACGTAGTTGGCCCGGCGGACCCGCGCGCCGGCGATCGACGAGAACACCACCAGCCGTCCCCGGCCGGCGGCGCGCATGCGCTGCGTCAGCAGCGTCAGCAGGTTCACCTGGGCCACGTAGTCGGTGTGGACGACGGCCACCGCGTGCGCGGCATCGTCCTCGGCCCGGGCCTGGTCACCGAGGACGCCGAAGGCCAGGACCGCGGTACCGATGGGCCCGTGCCCGGCTTCGATCGCGCTGACCAGCGCGGCATGCGAGGTCAGGTCGTCGGCGTCGAACTCGCAGGTGTGGACCTCCGCGGCGCCGGCCGTGCGCACCGCCTGCACCTCGTCCACCAGTTGATCGGCCCGGCGCGCGGCCAGCACCACCGTGTTGCCCGGCGCCAGCCGGACGGCCAGTTCCAGGCCGATCTCACTGCGGCCGCCGAAGACGACGACCACCTCGCCGCCGGTATCCGCCGTGTCGTTCACGGCTGCGATTATCACCTGCGCTACTTTTGGTGATGATGGCGAAGGCAACGACACGGCTCACCAGTGACGCGCTGGCATTCCTCACCGAGCGTCATCTGGCGATGCTGACCACCCTGCGGTCGGACAATTCCCCGCACGTGGTGGCGGTCGGTTTCACCTTCGACCCGAAGACCCACATCGCGCGCGTCATCACCACCGGCGGTTCCCAGAAGGCCCTCAACGCCGCCCAGCGCGGTGTCGCCGTGCTGAGTCAGGTCGACGGTGCCCGGTGGCTGTCCCTCGAAGGCAAGTCGACCGTCAGCAACGACGCCGACGACGTCCGCGACGCCGAACTGCGCTACGCCCAGCGCTACCGCACGCCGCGGGTGAACCCGCGGCGCGTGGTGATCGAGGTCCGCATCGAACGCGTCCTCGGCTCCAGCGAGCTGCTGGACCGCGGCGAGGCGTAGTCCGCTTTTCAGTCTCGGCTCCGGAGACCTGCCGATTGTGGTGACGGTCCGACGCCCAGCGCAATCGCTCTGATTTCAACGGTTCCGGGTGACACGTGTGCAGGTGCCGCAGCGGATGCGGCACCGCCGGCGCGACGTGGTGTCGTGCCGTTGAGCGTCAGTGACGCTGTATCACCTTGCGGGACTGTCACTTTCGCCACCCTCGTCTCCGCTCTCCGCCGGGTAGAGCGTCGGATGCCAGTAGTGGTTGGTTCTTGGCTGGCCCACATCTAAGAGTGGTGGTGGGGTCCAGTGGATGCGGCCGTCGGGGCCCATGGTGGTGGTCCAGCCGCCGGTGTCGGCCAGGCGATTGTGGGGCCCGCAGGCCAGGGTGAGGTTGGTGATGTCGGTGGGTCCGTCATCGCGCCAGTTGGTGTTGACGTGATGGGCCTGAGAGCGCGATGCGGGGGCGGTGCAGTTGGGTTTGGTGCAGCCCAGGTCGCGGGCGAACAAAGCGAAACGTTGGGCGACAGTGGCGGTACGACGTGCTCGGCCCATGTACAGCGGTTGTTCGGTGTGGTCGTCAAAGACGACGAGGTAGTGGTCGGCTCCGGCGGCGGCCATCTGAACCAGGTCTTTGACCGGGAGTTTCGTGCCGGTGTGCGTGAGCGCCATGCCGGTGCGCTTCTCGAGGTCGGTGACGGTACAGGTGCCGATCACCGCGACAGGAAATCCGTTGTGTTCGCCGAGCATGCCGGTCTTCAGGATCATGCGGCCGACCATCTTGTACGCGTCATGGCGGCGCTGGGCGGCGGTACGGGTGTCGTTGTCGATCTGTTCCTGGGTCGGTGTACCCGAGATGCAGGGCACGGCGTCGGCGGGGTTGCACATGCCGGGGGCGGCCCATTTGTCGTAGATCGCATCCCAGTAAGCACGGGTCTCGGCGTCGATGGTGCCGCTGACCTCGGAGGTGCCATCGGAGCGCTGCTTGCCATGGTTGATGGCGCGTTTCGGGTCGGGTTCAGAGTCGTCAGGCTCGGGCCCGTCCTGATCCAGCCGATACAACAGATCAGCAGCGACTTTGCGGAGGTCCTCGGGGGTTTTGATTCGGGCATCGGCCACCAGATCCGCCTCACACTGGGCGAGAGTGACCGGGTCGGCCGCCCACAACGGCAACTTCCCGAAAAACCAGCTGATCACCTGCACATGCTCACCGTTGATCGCACCCCTCACCGAGCGCGGCGGCGACCAGCTCCCACACCGGACCCAACGGCTCCCCGGTGATCGCCGAGCGCGGACCCAAATTATCCGTATCGCGGACCCGGCGGCGGGCCTCCTCCCGACTGATCCGCAACCGCACATGCAACACCTCAGGCCAATCCTTGGCCCCGATCCCCTTGGCCGCGGCCTGGGTCTGTGCCGCCGCCAGAATCTGGTGATCGACAGCCTCGGCCGCACACCTCAAGGTTTCGCGGCGGGACTGCACCTCCAACAGCGTCCGCACGTCCAGGCCGGTGTAGTCGAGATTGTTGACCGCCACGACCGCGTCCTCGAGCGCCGCGTAGGCGGTCAGGACAGCGGCACGGTCGGAAGGCATATTCGAACAATAGTTCGACTCGCCGACAATTCGGTGTGCCGAAAGAGACCCTAGTTGCCCAGCGTGACCAGCGCAAACAAAGTGACCAAAGTTTTTTGGCGCACGACGACTCAGGACAAGAGCAACCTGATTGTCGGCCAGCACTCGGTCGGCGAGATGTCCGCAGACGCGACACCGAGACTGCAGCCATCAGCAAAACCGACCACCAGACGGCCACGGTCCACAACTGCGACAACTATTCGTCATAAGATGCTCAGCGTCCCCAGACCGGCAGGAGCATCGATGGCACGCGGCACTCCGCTGGAAGACAGCGCACGCGCAGGCTCACCGCCCACCGACCGCGTCGTCAGCATCATCGAACTCCTGGCGCAGCAGTCCGAACCGAGTTCGGTGGCCTCCATCGCGTCCCGACTCGACCTCAACCGCGCGACCGTCACCTCGATCCTGCTGGCGCTGGAGCGCGCGGGTTGGGTTGTGCGCCTTGCCGATCGGAGCTACACGCTCGGACCGGGCATGCTCGGCGTCGCCGAGGCCGTGCGCAATGCCCTGCCCCTGCCGGAGAACCACACCGAGGTCCTGCAAAACCTGGCAGATGCCACCAAGTGTGGCGTGTCGCTGGCCATGGTCGGCACCACCGAGATGACGTTCGTCAGCGTGGTGCGCGGCGTCGGCCACATCCCGGGCGGTGTGAGTGTCGGCGTCCGCCTGCCGTTGACGCCGCCGGCCGGTGCGACGGTGATCGCGCGCCGCGACGCGGCGAGCCAACAACAGTGGCTGGCCGGGGCACCACAGGAGCAGCGCGCCGAGTTCGGCAACCTGCTCGACCAACTCCGCAGGGACGGCGTCGCGATATTCGATTTCGGCGATTCCAGCCCCGAGGTGCTGGGCGTACTGGGCGATGTCGCCGAACTGCTCTCCGAGCACCCCCGGCGCAGTGCGCTCCGGCAGCGCGTTTTCGAGACACTGGTCAGCCTCGGCGGTAAGCCTTACAGCACAGCGCAGCTCGAGTCCCCCGAGCCATTGGCCGTGAGCTATCTGAGCACCGCCGTGGACAACGCGGCCGGCCATCCCGCCTACGAGATACAGCTCGGGCCGCTGGATCCGTCGGTGAGCGCCGCCGATCGCGCGCGGTACATCCACGAATTGCGCTCGGCCGCAGCAAAGCTCAGCCAGCACTAGTCATCACCACTGCGCCACCCGCCGGTCAACCGGCGGGCACTTTCGCGACCCACTCACCGGAAATCAATGCTTGCGCGGCTGTCGCCGGGATGCTTACCATCTGCCCGTCGCCAATTATTTGTCACTCAACTGACAACTATTCGTCACTATATCGGGAGCATGGATGGACACAGCGACGACGCTGCATCGCATTGGTAGCTCGGCCGGATCGGGTCACGCCCGGTTCATCGGCCGCGTAGGCGCACTGGCCGTTGCCCTCGGAATCGGCATCGCCGTCGCGAACAGTCCTGCCATCTGCCTCGCCGACACCGGCGCCAGCACCAGCACCGGCACCTCCGCGTCGTCGACCGACAAACCGTCGCCGGCCACCAAGCCGAAGGCGGAGAAACCCACCAAGAAGGCGAAAAAGCCCAAGCACCAGAAGGATTCGGCGGCCAAGAGCGATCAGGACGCAGCCGCCGCCACGACACCGGACCAGCCCGGGGACACCGAGACCCCGAAGCCCGGCGACAGCGACACCGCCGAACAGAAGCCGGCCACGACGAAGCCCGGGTCCGGCAACCCGGCCGAAACCGCGAAGCCGACAATCAAGAAATCCCGGCAGAACCAACTTCGCAACGCGGTACCCAAACCTGCCGTGTCGGTCCCCCAGTCGACCGCCGCGACGAGCCAGACCAAACCCAAGACGAACCCGGCACCCGCCTCGACCGCGGCGGTCACCGCCGCGAAACCAGCTGCCGCGCAGGCACCTTCAGTGGAGTCCGCCGCCAACACCGTCTCGACGGCCCTGTCCACCGCCGCGACCAAGATCAACACCCTCACGGCGACAACGCATCCAGTCTCCACGGCGGCCACCGGCGGCAACTTCGTCACGCACGTGGTGTCGAGCCTGCTGGGCGCAATCGGGTTGGTCCCGCACGCCGGAACCAGCCCCGCCGCTCCGCCGCAGGCGCCGGTGTTGTGGACCCTGTTCAGCTGGATTCGCCGCGAGATCGGCAACACCTTCTTCAACTCCTCGCCGCTCATCAACTACAAGCAGACCGAGACCAGCCAGACTTTCGGTGGTGTCATCAAGGGTGACTTGAAAGCCACCGACGCCAACGGCGACAAGCTCACCTACACCGTCGACAAGGGCCCGACGAAGGGCAGCGTGACGGTCCGTCCGGACGGCACCTTCACGTACACCCCAAGCGACGCACTGGCATTCAGCGGCGGCACCGACTCGTTCACGGTCACCGTCGACGACCGGCCCGGCAATCCGTTCCACATCAACCTGCTGAAGCTGTTCCAGCCGAACGCCGGCGCCACCACCACCGAGACCGTCACCGTCACGGTGAAGCCGACCAGTCCGCTCGGCACCGCCGACCAGATCGCGCTGGAACAGAAGGCCCAGGAGATCGTCAACACCCCGCAGGTGCAGGCCGCCATCGAGGCACTCAAGCAGGCCTGGCTGGCGCATGCGCAGCAGCGGTTCGGCCTCGTCGGCGGTGTCGATGCCGAGAACCTCGCATTGCTGGACGCAGCCGCCCGGGAACATGCACTCAATGCCGCGATGACGGTCGTCAACAACGACCCCGACAACCCACTGGTGATGGCCGTCGATATGCGGGCACACAGCTGGTACGGCACCGACACCCACGGCGGCCGGTTCATCTACGACAACCCCGACACCATCTACCGCACCATCCCGGTGCGCAGCGGTTCGACGTACGTCATCAGCGGCAAGTACCTCGGCGGTGTCCCTGTCGACGGCAACTTCGGCGTCTACGCCGACATCAGCGACGCTCTGCCGATCGGCAACCTGGCGGCGAAGGACCTCGTGGTCAACGCCGACGGCACGTTCACCATCACAGCGGACGGCAATCCCACCCAGCCGGGACAGACCAACCACATCTATCTACCGCCGGAGGCCCAGCAGATCTTCGTCCGGTACACGATGGCGGACTGGACCACCGAATCAGCACCGAGCCTCACGGTCACCCGCACGGGCGGTCCGGCGGGCGCCCCCGCGGAGAGCTTCGACGAGATGGTCGCTCACACCGTCAGCATCGTCCAGAATTTCCAGACGAGCGCGCACAATACGGCGCTCGACATCGTCACCCTCAACCTGCAGACCGGCCAGCTCAAGCCGCCCAACACGCTGACGCAGCCGTTCAACTTCCCCGGCACGCTGGTGTCACAGAAGCAGAGCCTCGGCTACTTCCAACTGGCCGACAACCAGGCTCTCGTCATCACGATCAACCCCGGCAACGCCGGATACTTCGTGGTGCCGGTGACCAACGACTGGGAACTGTCACCCGGTGACGGCACCGCGCAGACGAGCCTCAACAACGCGCAGTCCATCGCCAACCCGGACGGCACCTACACCCTCGTCATCTCCCCCGACGACCCCGGTGTGGCCAACTGGGTCTCCACCGGCGGCCTCAACCAGGGCACCCTCTACATCCGGTTCCAGGCACTCGACGCCACCTCGTCGGCCGTGCCGATGATCGTCTCGCAGCAGGTCGTCACCCTCGATCAGCTCGGCACCGTGCTGCCGGCCGGCACCAAGTACGTGACCGACGCCGAACGACAGGCCCAGCTCGCCGCCCGCCAGGACGGCTACAACGACCGCTTCGGCCCCTTCCCGCAGATCACCACAGGAGCACAGTCCGCATGACCGCCACCGCCGTCACCTTCACCCCCGGTTCCGCTGCCACCTGGCGCAGCCCCTGGGCCATGTATGCCGCACTGCGCGAACATGATCCGGTTCACCACGTGGTCCCCGCGCACGCCCCCGACAAGGACTACTGGGTGCTGTCGCGTTACGCCGACATCTCCGCGGCGGCCAAGGACCACGAGACCTTCTCGTCGGCCGAGGGTCTCACCTTCAACTACGACGACATGGAAGCCGTTGGCATCAAAGACAATCCGCCGATGGTGATGCAGGACCCGCCGGTCCACACCACCTTCCGGCGGCTGGTGGCCAAGGGATTCACCCCGCGGCAGGTCACCGCGATCGAACCCAAGGTGCGCGAATTCGTGGTGGACCGCATCGAGAAGTTGCGCGCCAAGGGCGGCGGCGACATCATCACCGAGTTTCTCAAACCCATGCCCACCATGGTGGTCGCGCATTATCTCGGTGTCCCGGAAAAGGATTGGGATCGGTTCGACGCGTGGACCGATGCCATCGTCGCCGCAAACTCCACCGGGCACCAGCCCGCGGCCGCCCCCGCCATCGCCGAATTGTTCACCTACTTCAACGAATTGATCGCCTACCGCCAGGAGCATCCCGAGGACGACACCGTCTCGCACCTGGTGGCAGCCGGCTTCGGCGCCGACGGCGACATGTCCGGAATCCTGTCCATCCTGGGCTTCGCGTTCACGATGATCACCGGCGGCAACGACACCACGACCGGAATGCTCGGTGGCGCAGTGCAACTGCTCACCGCCCGCCGCGATCAGCGACAGCTCCTGATCGACGACCCGGCACTCATCCCGGATGCCGTGGAGGAACTGCTGCGGCTCACCTCGCCGGTGCAGGGCCTGGCACGGATGACGACCCGTGACGTCGAGATCGAGGGCACCACGATTCCGGCCGGCCGCAAGACCTTCCTGCTGTACGGCTCGGGCAACCGCGACCACCGGCAATGGGGACCCGATGCCGAGGAGCTGAACGTGCTGCGCCGCCCCGCTCAAATCCTCACGTTCAGCCACGGCAACCACCACTGTCTCGGCGCAGCGGCGGCCCGCATGCAGGCTCGCGTCGCGCTCGAGGAGCTCCTGACCCGGTGCCCGGATTTCGACGTGGACGCCGACGCGGTCGAGTACGCCGAAGGCAGCTATGTGCGCCGCCCCACGCACCTTCCGTTCACGGCGGGGTCATGAGCCGGGTGGAGGTCGACCCCGAGATCTGCATCGGCATGGGCATGTGCGAGGGCATCAGCGCAGCGTTCCGGGTCGGCGACGGCGGCACGGTCGACATCGGTGACACCGCCGATGTCGACCCGGTGGTGTTGCGCCGGGCCGTGGCGGCGTGTCCGACGGGTGCGTTGCGCATGGCCGACGACGTGTAACGCGGCACCACAGCCGGCCCGCCGACGGCAACCAACCGGCATGACGCACGTCACCCGGGCATGGTTCGATCTAAGACGCCATGACTATCGCGAGCCCTTTCCCCGAGGTCCAGATCCCGACCACGGCTGTCTCCGAGTACATCTTCGGTGATCTGGCCGAGTCGGACGCCGATCGCATCGCCATCACCGAGGTCGCAACCGGTGCCGAGTACACCTACCGCGAACTGGCGGGCCGGATCGAGGCGTTCGCCGGCGCGCTGGCCGCCCGTGGCCTGGGCGTCGGCGACGTGGTCGGCCTGCTGGCGCCGAACAGTGCCGCGTTCGCCGTCGCCTTCCACGGCATCCTCCGGTCCGGTGCCACGGCCACGACCATCAACGCGCTGTTCACGGCGAAGGACGTCGCGAAGCAACTGACCGACTCCGGGGCCGCCATGCTGATCACCGTCACGGCGCTGGCGCCGCAGGCGCTGCAGGCCGCCGCCGAGGTCGGGCTGGCCGCCGATCGTGTCGTCGTGCTCGACGGCCCGGGCACGGCGGCCGACGGTCATCCCAATGCCGCCGAGCTGCTCGACGCCGCGCTGCCCGCACCCGAGGTCAGCTTCGACCCGGCGACGCATCTGGCGGCCCTGCCCTACAGCTCGGGCACCACGGGAAACCCCAAGGGCGTCATGCTCACCCACACGAATCTCGCGGCGAATGTGGCGCAGATTCGTCCGATCCAGGGCCTGGTTCCCGAGGACCGGGTACTCGCGGTGCTGCCGTTCTTCCACATCTACGGCATGACGGTGCTGCTCAACTCCGTCCTGCATGCCCGGGCCCGCCTGGTGATCATGCCCAGCTTCGATCTCGCGCTCTTCCTCAAGACCATCCAGGACCACAAGTGCACGTTCGCGTTCATCGCGCCGCCGGTCGCGGTGGCGCTGGCGAAGCACCCGATGGTCGACTCGTACCGGCTCGATTCCCTGAAAGGGCTCATGTCGGGCGCCGCGCCGCTCGATGACGACCTCGGCATGGCGGTCTCCGACCGGCTCGGCTGCCCCATCGTGCAGGG
Proteins encoded in this region:
- a CDS encoding cobalt-precorrin-6A reductase is translated as MKLLLLGGTSEARALAKRLHPGIELISSLAGRVPDPALPVGPVRIGGFGGVDGLRTYLQDNEITAVVDATHPFAATITANAARACAGLQLPHLVLARPAWPHGDAIVVADDRQAAQTVEDRGYQRVFLTTGRSGTTAFRASDAWFLIRAVTPPDADTLPPQHHILLSRGPYDYDNELALLRDHRIDALVTKNSGGGMTRAKLDAAAALNVPVIMVDRPALPGSVATAATVDEAEAWVRARR
- the cobM gene encoding precorrin-4 C(11)-methyltransferase, giving the protein MTVYFIGAGPGAADLITVRGQRLLRSCRVCLYAGSIMPDDLLAECPPDARIVDTGPLNLEQIIGELVAAHEAGLDVARLHSGDPSIYSAVAEQCRRLDELGIDYEIVPGVPAFAAAAAALGRELTVPGVAQTVTLSRVATLSTAMPHGEDLVSLSKPGATLVLHLAAAQIDNIVPQLLEGGYCPETPCAVVAFVSWPSEQVITCTLSELAERTKAAGITKTAVIFVGDALGAQGFTDSYLYSSGRRRGATH
- a CDS encoding DUF222 domain-containing protein, with protein sequence MPSDRAAVLTAYAALEDAVVAVNNLDYTGLDVRTLLEVQSRRETLRCAAEAVDHQILAAAQTQAAAKGIGAKDWPEVLHVRLRISREEARRRVRDTDNLGPRSAITGEPLGPVWELVAAALGEGCDQR
- a CDS encoding SDR family NAD(P)-dependent oxidoreductase, producing the protein MNDTADTGGEVVVVFGGRSEIGLELAVRLAPGNTVVLAARRADQLVDEVQAVRTAGAAEVHTCEFDADDLTSHAALVSAIEAGHGPIGTAVLAFGVLGDQARAEDDAAHAVAVVHTDYVAQVNLLTLLTQRMRAAGRGRLVVFSSIAGARVRRANYVYGSAKAGLDGFACGLADALHGTGIQLLIVRPGFVIGRMTEGMDPAPMSSTPAQVAEAAATALRKGKAAVWVPWGIRPLIFATRFVPNAIWRKMPR
- a CDS encoding IclR family transcriptional regulator, whose amino-acid sequence is MARGTPLEDSARAGSPPTDRVVSIIELLAQQSEPSSVASIASRLDLNRATVTSILLALERAGWVVRLADRSYTLGPGMLGVAEAVRNALPLPENHTEVLQNLADATKCGVSLAMVGTTEMTFVSVVRGVGHIPGGVSVGVRLPLTPPAGATVIARRDAASQQQWLAGAPQEQRAEFGNLLDQLRRDGVAIFDFGDSSPEVLGVLGDVAELLSEHPRRSALRQRVFETLVSLGGKPYSTAQLESPEPLAVSYLSTAVDNAAGHPAYEIQLGPLDPSVSAADRARYIHELRSAAAKLSQH
- the cbiE gene encoding precorrin-6y C5,15-methyltransferase (decarboxylating) subunit CbiE → MTENEGKITVVGIGADGMAGLGQAARGELHSATVIFGGPRQLDLLDADVTAERRAWPSPMLAALPTLFDGLGDVHVVASGDPMLHGIGATLIRLFGRDRVTVLPHVSSVTLACARLGWSVQDTEVISLVNAAPQTAIRPGGRAVVLSKGADTPRALARLLTETRRGQSEFTVLEQLGGPAERITTMTAGEWDASAPHVDALNVIAVRYAPDLRIGTVVADTAFDHDGQITKQTIRALALTALQPRPGRVLWDIGSGSGSIAIEWCRASGGRAVAFERDEVRRERIANNVTKFGVTVDVRGAAPEGFQDVAGPDTIFIGGGLTQPGLFDACFDALESGGRLVANAVTAESEAFVVQLYSKLGGELRRFQHYHGEPLGGFTGWRPALPITQWTVVKK
- a CDS encoding F420-dependent biliverdin reductase, with translation MMAKATTRLTSDALAFLTERHLAMLTTLRSDNSPHVVAVGFTFDPKTHIARVITTGGSQKALNAAQRGVAVLSQVDGARWLSLEGKSTVSNDADDVRDAELRYAQRYRTPRVNPRRVVIEVRIERVLGSSELLDRGEA
- a CDS encoding HNH endonuclease signature motif containing protein: MISWFFGKLPLWAADPVTLAQCEADLVADARIKTPEDLRKVAADLLYRLDQDGPEPDDSEPDPKRAINHGKQRSDGTSEVSGTIDAETRAYWDAIYDKWAAPGMCNPADAVPCISGTPTQEQIDNDTRTAAQRRHDAYKMVGRMILKTGMLGEHNGFPVAVIGTCTVTDLEKRTGMALTHTGTKLPVKDLVQMAAAGADHYLVVFDDHTEQPLYMGRARRTATVAQRFALFARDLGCTKPNCTAPASRSQAHHVNTNWRDDGPTDITNLTLACGPHNRLADTGGWTTTMGPDGRIHWTPPPLLDVGQPRTNHYWHPTLYPAESGDEGGESDSPAR